Within Acidimicrobiales bacterium, the genomic segment GACTCCGGTCGAGACGCGCATGCGTGAGCCCGCGAGGCGGATGTCGTACACAGGCGAGTGCTCATATACGAGGACCCCGCGACCTTCCAAGACCCGAGCCAGGCCGTGGACCAGCTTCGCCGGGTTCAACACCGCGCATGCTTCCTCGAACAGGCCGCCCAGATAGGTGGGCGAGTCGACCAACGATCGGGCACCGTCTGCGTCCAGTGCCCTGAAGCCGCGAAGTCCGAGTCTCTCCGCGGCGTCGAGATCCCTCCGCAGACGCGACAGCTGACCCTTGTTGGTCGCGACGTACATCAGCCCGCCGTGCTTCCACTCGCAGTCGATCCCTTCTCTGGCGACCGTCTCCCCGATCTCATAGACGGAAGCCGACACGGCCTCGTGCGCCAGGCGGGCCGCTTCGTATCCGTGGTTGCGGCACAGGTGGTCGAGGCTCATGTCGAGAAGCGTCATGGCGAAGCCCGCGTTCCGGCCGCTAGCCCCCGATCCGACGGTCTCGCTCTCGAGCACGACTATCCGCAAGCCGGGTTCGGCGGCCGTCAGGTGATATGCGGTCCACAGCCCGGTGAAGCCGCCCCCGACGATGCAGACATCGCAGTCGACCGGTCCGTTCAACGGGTTGTTCGGTTCTCGGGTCGACAGTTCCATCCACCGGATCGAGCCGTGCGGAAGCTCCATGGTGTCGTTCCTTTCTCGGCTCGGCGCCGTCGGAGGCGAGACCCCACCAGCCGTTCGTCGCGCCCACGGGGCCGCCCACCGCTTCTTCCGACAAGGGTGACGTGCAGCGGCAGATCAGCGCAAGGGCGACTCCCCGGCCGTCCGACCGTCCGACACGTGGAGAGTCGAGGCTGCCAAGAGCCTCGCCTCGGTCGGGTCGTGTGTGACCACCACACAGATCCGCCTTGGGTCGCGTGTCAGATCCGCGAGGATACTGGTCAGCTCCGGCCTCGTCGCCGCGTCGACGGCAGCGAGCGGTTCGTCGAGCAGGAGAAGGTCCGGGTCGCAGGCGAGCGCCCGGGCGAGTGCCACCCGCTGGGATTCGCCGCCCGACAGCTCGTCGGCCCGCCGTTCGGCGAAGTCTGCGGCGCCCAACCTTTCCAGCCACCGGAGGGCGGCCTCTCTGGCTCGCGCACGGCCGACCCCCCCGCACCGCAGCCCGAACGCCACGTTCTCGAGGACCGACATGTGCCCGAACAGGCGGATGTCCTGGAACACGTATCCGACCTTGCGCTTCTGGGGTGGGACGAAGATGCCGAGGTCGGGTTCGTCGAGCGGGCGCCCCCGTCCAACCTGAGGCATCCGTCCCGGAGAGGCAACAGGCCGGCCAGTACCCGGAGAACGCTCGTCTTGCCCGCCCCGTTCGGCCCGGTCAACGCCAGCGGCTCCCCGTATTCCACTCGCAGCCGCAAATCCAGCTCGATGTCCCCGATGCCGGTCCGTATATGAGCCTCCAGCGTCATCGCCGCCTCCCCACGAGGACGTTGGCGCCCCGCTGCGACGGCTGCGACGGCGATTCCGAGCAGGAGCACGCTCGCGGCCATGGCCTCTTCGGGGTTGCGTTCCAAGGCGAAGAAGACCTCCAGCGGGAGCGTGCGGGTGCGTCCGGGTACGGATCCCGCGAACGCGATGGTCGCGCCGAACTCTCCGAGCGCCCGCCCCCCACGCGAGGATCGGCCCCCCGAGACGAGGGCCGGCCGGATTGCAGGGAAGGTGATCCGGACGGCAATCTTCCAGCGGGATGCCCCCGAGCGTGGCGGCGGCCTCCATCGGTCGTGGATCTGCGGAACGAAGCGCGGCCTCGACGGCGAATATCACGAACGGCAGCGCCACGAAGGTCTCGGCCATGATCGCCCCCCTGCGGTGGTGAAAGGAAGGCTCCAACCCGTCGCCCTCCAGATCAGCTCGCCGGCGAGCCCCCGCCTCCCGAAGGCCAGCAGCAGCACGACTCCTCCGACTACTGGCGGCAGAGCCATCGGCAGCAGGAGGATCGCCCGCAGCCAGCGGGTCGCCCTGGAGCTCCCGCGGGCGAGCGTCCAGGCGAGGGGGACGCCTGCCAACACCGAGATGCACGCAGCCGTCGTGGAGCAGACCATTGACAGGCGTATCGCGGTGCGCATCTCGGATGTTCCGAGCAGGTCGAAAAGCGCGGTCCAGGGAGCTCTGAGGAGGAGAGCGGCGATCGGCAGCACGGCGAACGCGCAGGCTCCGACGAGCCCGACAAGCGTGACCACGAGGGGGGGCCTGAAGATGTCGACCACCTCCCTGCGTCGTCGAGAGGTGCGTGGACCGAACTGGGACGTCATCGACCCGCTCTCCGGTCGGAATCGCGTGGGACCTCGAACCCGGCCTGTACGAGAGTGCGGCGCGCCGTCGGCGAGACCAGGAACCTGACGAACTCGTCGGCCGCCGACTGCAGTCGGCTGCTCGTTGTGGGGGCGGCGAGGTAGGCGGTGTCGAGGCGGTTCGAGTCGGGCAGTTCGACGAAGTCCACGTCGTCTGCGGCGAGCGCGTCCGTCAAGTAGACGAGAGCGGCGTCTGCCTCACCGAGCCTGAGCCTGTTCAATGTGGCGCGGGCGTTTGGCTCCCGCGCGGTCACCCGCACGGGGACACCGGCAGATTCGATGAGGCGCTCTGCGAGCGTCCCGCACGGGACTCCCACGTCGCAGACGACGAGGGTGAGGTCCTCGCTCTCGAGGTCGCCGAGATCGCGGATCCCCAACGGATTGCCCTCTTGGACGGCGAGGACGAGATGGTTCCGAGCGAATTCGACCGGCTCGTCGACGAGGTCCAGTTCGACCAGGCGCTTCATCGCCCGGGCGTCGGCTGTGGCCACCACGTCGACCGGCGCTCCGGTCGTGACCTGGGCCACCACCGCCGGCGTGCCGGCGAATGCCAGGCGGATGCCGACCTCAGGGTTCTCGGAACGGTACTGGTCAACCAGGCGATCGAACACGTCGGTGAGGGACGAAGCGGCGAGGACGGTGATGGAACGGCCGTCGGCGCCGCCACCGGAAGCGTCTCGGCGTGGTGAGGAGTCCCAGGAGCAGCCGCCGGTCAGGTGCAGGAGCACTGCGAGTCCCGTGACGGCGAAGAGAGGACTTCTCGACACGCGCCCAGCTCGACGGAGAAGGCGCGACCTCGTCACGACGCGGGGATCTCGACGACTACGTTGGTTGCCTTCACGGCCGCGACGGCACGCTTGCCCGGCTCGAGTCCGAGCTCGTCGACCGCCTCTCTTGTCATCAGCGACACGATCCGGTGGCGGCCCACTTGGATCTCGACCTGTGCGACGACCCGATCCTTCAGAACCCGCGTCACGATTCCGGCAAGGCGGTTCCGAGCCGATCTGGCGCCGACCGTGTCCGGTTCGGGCGCCGGGGGCTGGGAGGAGATCCACTCCGCCAGGGCCCTGCCGTCGACCACGCGATGTCCGCCCGGTGTTCGTCGGGTTGGGATGTCTCCTCGATCGCACCAGCGGCGGACCGTGTCCACGCTGACACCCAGGATTTCGGCGACTTCTCCGATCCGAAACTCGCTCATACAAGACTTTTACTGCAAAATTACCGCAGAACTGAAGATTTATGATCTGAGAATCGATACCTGTGAGGTCTCCATGCAGTGAGTCGGCCCTTTCGGCCGAGGGCACTCCACGCAACTGGAGGCGACCGCCGGAGCGGAGGGAGGACGAGTCGTGGGTGCAGGGGCCAGGTCGGGGATGGGGATTCGGAGGAAGTAGTCTGGGTTTGCCCCGAGCGAGATCTCGAACGAGGACCGGATGTCGCTTTCCCACCGCCTGAGCCAGGTCTTGAAGCCCCGCAAGTCTTGGCTCGCCGCGGTCGCCGTGTTCGACGTCCTCGTGGTCGCTTGGGTCCTGTCGGGTGCCCAGAGCTCGGGCGGGAGCGGTGTGAGGGTGGTAGACGACCCCGAGTCGCTCAGGGCAGAGGAGCCGGCGTCGGTCACGACTGTCGACGGCTCCGGGAGCTCGCAGATGCCTTTCCCCGGCTTCGGG encodes:
- a CDS encoding molybdate-binding protein; this translates as MSRSPLFAVTGLAVLLHLTGGCSWDSSPRRDASGGGADGRSITVLAASSLTDVFDRLVDQYRSENPEVGIRLAFAGTPAVVAQVTTGAPVDVVATADARAMKRLVELDLVDEPVEFARNHLVLAVQEGNPLGIRDLGDLESEDLTLVVCDVGVPCGTLAERLIESAGVPVRVTAREPNARATLNRLRLGEADAALVYLTDALAADDVDFVELPDSNRLDTAYLAAPTTSSRLQSAADEFVRFLVSPTARRTLVQAGFEVPRDSDRRAGR
- a CDS encoding hypothetical protein (possible pseudo, frameshifted) — translated: MPQVGRGRPLDEPDLGIFVPPQKRKVGYVFQDIRLFGHMSVLENVAFGLRCGGVGRARAREAALRWLERLGAADFAERRADELSGGESQRVALARALACDPDLLLLDEPLAAVDAATRPELTSILADLTRDPRRICVVVTHDPTEARLLAASTLHVSDGRTAGESPLR
- a CDS encoding hypothetical protein (possible pseudo, frameshifted) produces the protein MTSQFGPRTSRRRREVVDIFRPPLVVTLVGLVGACAFAVLPIAALLLRAPWTALFDLLGTSEMRTAIRLSMVCSTTAACISVLAGVPLAWTLARGSSRATRWLRAILLLPMALPPVVGGVVLLLAFGRRGLAGELIWRATGWSLPFTTAGGRSWPRPSWRCRS